The following coding sequences are from one Treponema bryantii window:
- a CDS encoding ABC transporter ATP-binding protein: protein MSSKTKSPAKKSLVGWIIEFAGEKKGQYITSVFFALLSVACCIAPYFMIARIVQQLLAGVRDWSLFLREAGIVALFWLGNVVFHMISTSMSHIATFNLLGNIRKKMCDKLTRLPLGTVLDMPSGSLKNIMIERIDSMETTLAHIVPEYTSNIILSIVLVIYLFVIDWRLALACMAVLPIGFIAMCFMMKDGPARFKYALDKTKALNDTAVEYINGIEVIKAFGKSKSSYERFVVAAQEGSACYVEWMRDCIWPHAVATVVTPSLLLSLLPIGGYLFFKGNVDASTFITMIILAVSAIQPFLIAFTYHDDIAKAGAIFGEVGSIMKLEELDRPAEDKKKPADNSILLKDVHFSYHKGIEGEEKKEILHGVSMSLPQGSYTAFVGPSGSGKSTIARLIASLWDVDSGSVEIGGVNIKDLSLEEYNRRVAYVSQDNFLFDMSVRENIRLGREGATDADVEEVARKSGCYDFIMSLENGFDTIVGGSGAHLSGGERQRIAIARAMMKDAPIVILDEATAYTDPENEAIIQQSVAKLVAGKTLIVIAHRLSTVKDADKLYVIKDGLIDSSGTHEELLAQGGLYKNMWEAHIDAKDE from the coding sequence ATGTCATCAAAAACTAAATCTCCTGCAAAAAAAAGCCTTGTTGGCTGGATAATTGAATTTGCAGGAGAGAAAAAAGGGCAGTACATCACAAGTGTGTTCTTTGCTCTGCTTAGTGTGGCGTGTTGTATTGCGCCGTATTTTATGATTGCAAGAATTGTGCAGCAGCTTCTTGCCGGTGTTCGTGACTGGTCATTGTTCCTGCGTGAAGCTGGAATTGTTGCGTTGTTCTGGCTTGGAAATGTTGTCTTTCATATGATTTCAACTTCCATGAGCCATATCGCAACTTTTAATCTGCTTGGTAATATCAGAAAAAAAATGTGCGATAAGTTGACCCGTCTGCCACTTGGAACTGTTCTTGATATGCCTTCTGGTTCACTTAAAAATATCATGATCGAAAGAATAGACAGTATGGAAACAACTCTCGCTCATATCGTTCCTGAATATACTTCAAATATAATTCTTTCAATAGTACTTGTTATTTATCTGTTTGTTATAGACTGGCGTCTTGCTCTTGCGTGTATGGCTGTACTTCCAATCGGTTTTATCGCTATGTGCTTTATGATGAAAGATGGTCCTGCTCGATTTAAGTATGCTCTGGATAAAACAAAGGCATTGAATGATACTGCTGTAGAGTACATCAACGGAATTGAGGTAATCAAAGCCTTTGGAAAATCAAAATCTTCTTATGAGCGCTTTGTAGTGGCTGCTCAGGAAGGTTCTGCATGTTATGTTGAATGGATGCGAGATTGTATTTGGCCGCATGCGGTGGCTACTGTTGTTACACCGAGTCTTCTGTTGTCGCTTCTTCCGATTGGCGGGTATCTTTTCTTTAAAGGAAATGTAGATGCATCAACTTTTATTACAATGATTATTCTTGCTGTCAGCGCAATCCAGCCTTTCCTTATTGCCTTTACCTATCATGATGATATAGCAAAGGCCGGTGCAATTTTTGGAGAAGTCGGTTCAATTATGAAACTCGAAGAACTCGACCGTCCAGCAGAAGATAAGAAAAAGCCGGCAGATAATTCTATCCTTTTGAAGGATGTTCATTTTAGTTATCACAAGGGGATTGAAGGAGAAGAGAAAAAAGAAATTCTTCATGGAGTTTCAATGTCGCTTCCACAAGGTTCGTACACCGCCTTTGTTGGCCCAAGCGGATCTGGTAAATCTACAATCGCCCGTCTTATTGCATCGCTTTGGGATGTTGATTCCGGATCCGTAGAAATCGGTGGTGTAAATATCAAAGACCTTTCTCTCGAAGAATATAACCGCCGTGTCGCATACGTAAGTCAGGATAACTTCCTTTTTGATATGAGTGTGCGAGAAAATATTCGTCTCGGACGCGAAGGTGCAACCGATGCTGATGTTGAAGAGGTTGCACGAAAATCCGGTTGTTATGATTTTATCATGTCGCTGGAAAATGGTTTTGACACAATTGTCGGTGGAAGCGGCGCGCACTTGAGCGGTGGTGAGCGTCAGCGAATTGCAATTGCCCGTGCAATGATGAAGGATGCTCCAATCGTAATTCTGGATGAAGCTACTGCTTATACAGATCCAGAAAATGAAGCAATAATTCAGCAGAGTGTAGCAAAGCTTGTTGCGGGAAAAACTCTGATTGTAATTGCTCATCGACTTTCAACTGTAAAAGATGCAGACAAGCTTTATGTAATTAAAGATGGCCTTATAGACAGTTCTGGAACTCATGAAGAATTACTGGCTCAGGGCGGTCTTTATAAGAATATGTGGGAAGCACATATTGATGCAAAGGATGAGTAG
- a CDS encoding ZIP family metal transporter, protein MNFLIVRGLLIPFLGTSLGAALVFFMKRELNVKLQNMLSGFAAGVMVAASVWSLLIPSMEMVSDRGKLAFIPAAVGFCVGMIFLLILDKVVPHMHLDESQEGPKTSLQKTTMMVLAVTLHNIPEGMAVGILYAGWASGSAQITEAGALTLALGIAIQNFPEGAIISMPLHSKGLSKAKSCWYGILSGVVEPVAGFLTILLASHVISILPYFLSFAAGAMIFVVVEELVPEMSEGEHSNLGTIMFMIGFVLMMILDVALG, encoded by the coding sequence ATGAATTTTTTGATTGTACGAGGACTTTTAATTCCATTTTTAGGAACATCTCTTGGAGCCGCCCTTGTTTTCTTTATGAAACGGGAGCTTAATGTAAAACTTCAGAATATGCTTTCTGGCTTTGCTGCAGGTGTCATGGTTGCCGCTTCAGTATGGAGTCTCTTGATTCCTTCTATGGAAATGGTTAGTGACCGTGGAAAGCTTGCCTTTATTCCTGCGGCTGTTGGTTTTTGTGTCGGAATGATTTTCCTTTTAATCCTGGATAAGGTGGTTCCACATATGCATCTTGATGAAAGCCAGGAAGGTCCTAAAACTAGTCTTCAGAAAACAACGATGATGGTTCTTGCTGTCACTCTTCATAATATTCCTGAGGGAATGGCTGTTGGTATTTTGTATGCAGGCTGGGCTTCCGGCTCTGCTCAGATTACAGAAGCCGGTGCTCTTACACTGGCACTCGGAATCGCAATTCAGAATTTCCCGGAAGGTGCAATTATTTCAATGCCGCTTCACTCAAAAGGGCTTTCTAAAGCAAAGTCCTGCTGGTATGGAATTCTTTCCGGAGTAGTTGAACCTGTTGCCGGTTTCCTTACAATACTGCTTGCAAGTCATGTAATATCAATTCTTCCATATTTCCTAAGCTTTGCTGCCGGTGCAATGATCTTCGTTGTTGTTGAAGAACTTGTTCCTGAAATGTCAGAAGGCGAACATTCAAACCTCGGCACTATCATGTTTATGATTGGCTTTGTTTTGATGATGATTCTGGATGTAGCGTTAGGATAA
- a CDS encoding ABC transporter ATP-binding protein: protein MKKQNKSMISMMHRLVEFCGKYKVPIRVSYLPGFIKGLVMKSPLMASFFLACDFMAGRMTKKSCLIYGLIILTCVILQAVMQNITDRLQSATGFKVFADKRMEMGDRFRKLTMGYFTEGNIGKVSSVLATDMNFIEENCMMVLEELVGLMISQGLMIAFMFFLSWQLGLTALACLLLVILFGNITTRISISHSMLKQKTAEKMTSAVLEFAEGIGIIKTFNLLGEKSKEVSESFEESSKNSIGFEMAYAPWWASVLISYGIVTALTLFVSALLSSKGMMTNEYFLGMVLFAFDLFAPIKAYYGNIARLTVTDACLDRIESVFDKAEIVNEGKDTLMSAEDAACKGLPEISYQNVSFAYGNKEALHDISFDVQKGQMIALVGPSGGGKSTIANLLARFWDVKRGSIKIRGTDIRKVPVANLMDNISMVFQRVYLFQDTIYNNIAMGKTNATREEVIEVAKKARCYDFIMQLPDGFDTVIGEGGADLSGGEQQRISIARCMLKDAPIVILDEATASVDADNEHFIQEAISELCRGKTLIVIAHRLNTIRNASRIMVIKNGQIVESGTNEELLAKDGQYKNMVIRQNLSIKK, encoded by the coding sequence ATGAAAAAACAAAATAAATCTATGATTTCGATGATGCATCGGCTGGTGGAATTTTGCGGGAAATACAAGGTTCCGATTCGAGTGTCTTACCTGCCGGGCTTTATAAAGGGCCTTGTGATGAAGTCGCCACTTATGGCTTCTTTCTTTCTGGCCTGTGATTTTATGGCTGGCAGAATGACTAAAAAAAGCTGCCTTATTTACGGACTGATTATTCTCACCTGTGTGATCCTTCAGGCTGTAATGCAAAATATTACGGACCGCCTTCAGTCGGCTACCGGCTTTAAGGTTTTTGCAGACAAACGAATGGAGATGGGAGACCGCTTCCGTAAGCTTACCATGGGCTACTTTACCGAGGGAAATATCGGTAAGGTGAGCAGCGTTCTTGCAACCGATATGAACTTTATCGAAGAGAACTGTATGATGGTTCTGGAAGAGCTTGTTGGTCTTATGATTTCTCAGGGTCTTATGATAGCCTTTATGTTCTTTTTGAGCTGGCAGCTGGGACTCACTGCTCTTGCCTGCCTCCTGCTCGTAATTCTTTTTGGAAATATCACTACAAGAATTTCAATTTCACATTCTATGCTTAAGCAGAAAACCGCAGAAAAAATGACAAGTGCTGTTCTGGAGTTTGCAGAGGGAATTGGAATTATCAAGACTTTTAATCTGCTTGGAGAAAAATCAAAAGAAGTCAGTGAAAGTTTTGAAGAAAGCAGCAAGAATTCAATCGGTTTTGAGATGGCTTACGCTCCCTGGTGGGCTTCTGTTCTGATTTCTTATGGAATCGTAACTGCTCTTACACTTTTTGTTTCCGCACTGCTTTCTTCAAAGGGTATGATGACTAATGAATATTTTTTGGGAATGGTACTTTTTGCTTTTGATTTGTTTGCGCCAATAAAGGCTTACTACGGCAACATTGCCCGCCTTACAGTAACAGATGCCTGTCTGGACCGTATTGAAAGTGTTTTTGATAAGGCAGAAATTGTAAATGAAGGCAAAGATACTTTGATGTCTGCAGAAGATGCAGCTTGCAAAGGACTTCCTGAAATCTCTTATCAGAATGTTAGTTTTGCTTACGGAAATAAAGAGGCTCTTCATGATATTTCTTTTGATGTTCAGAAAGGACAGATGATAGCGCTGGTCGGTCCAAGCGGCGGAGGAAAATCAACAATTGCAAATCTTCTTGCCCGCTTCTGGGATGTAAAAAGAGGCAGTATAAAAATCCGTGGTACAGACATCCGCAAGGTTCCAGTCGCAAATCTCATGGATAATATCAGTATGGTTTTTCAGCGGGTTTATCTTTTCCAGGACACTATTTACAACAACATCGCCATGGGAAAAACGAACGCTACCCGTGAAGAAGTTATTGAAGTTGCAAAGAAGGCCCGTTGTTACGATTTTATCATGCAGCTGCCGGATGGCTTTGATACTGTAATTGGTGAGGGTGGTGCAGATCTCAGTGGCGGCGAACAGCAGAGAATCTCAATTGCCCGCTGTATGTTAAAGGACGCTCCAATTGTAATCCTCGACGAAGCTACTGCCAGTGTAGATGCTGATAACGAGCACTTCATTCAGGAAGCAATCTCAGAACTTTGTCGCGGCAAAACTCTGATTGTAATTGCCCACCGCTTAAACACAATCCGTAACGCCAGCCGAATTATGGTTATCAAAAATGGTCAGATTGTTGAGTCTGGTACAAACGAAGAACTTCTGGCTAAAGACGGCCAGTATAAAAACATGGTAATTCGACAGAACCTGAGTATAAAAAAATAA
- the argS gene encoding arginine--tRNA ligase, with product MADVKDTCRAIIAAALNEFIKEKDPAAEAVSADKIVVQNAPNPEMGDLGAPMFVFAKALRMAPPQIASGVVAKITDKSLGEFLAVGPYVNVKLNKAGAAAPILAAVKAQGDTYGSINSDGKKPLEGRRVMIEFSSPNTNKPLHLGHVRNDALGESVSRILKAAGAEVYKVDLINNRGVHICKSMLAYKLFHEANGDTPESLGMKGDHFVGQCYVEFDKYLKGEKDKPETAHPEANQMAEDMLIKWEAGDPEVHALWEKMNGWTFDGVKETYERTGISFDKYYFESETYLKGKDEIMKGLEKGVFFKAEDGSVRIDVTDVVGKGKDEDNHEKVLLRKDGTSVYITQDIGTAISRHDDWAFNQLVYVVASEQNYHFKILFHILKKLGFDWADKLFHLSYGLVNLPSGRMKSREGTVVDADDLVDSLHADALAAIKERGRDGEVGDADEVAEKVALGALHYYMLQATPIKDMLFNPAESLSFNGNTGPYLQYMGARINSILAKAAEAGVAEDGSEAAVALLSSEDEWALIKQLGDYPNVIAKAAENLDPSEVAAYVYEVAKLFSKFYQNCPIVTAENKLLAGARLYLASCTLQVIKNAMKLVLVPYLEKM from the coding sequence ATGGCAGATGTTAAAGATACTTGCCGTGCAATTATTGCTGCGGCTTTGAATGAGTTTATTAAAGAAAAAGATCCAGCAGCTGAAGCTGTCAGCGCGGATAAAATTGTAGTTCAGAACGCTCCGAATCCGGAAATGGGAGACCTTGGTGCACCTATGTTTGTTTTTGCAAAGGCACTTCGTATGGCTCCACCTCAGATCGCATCCGGTGTTGTTGCAAAAATCACAGACAAATCTCTTGGAGAGTTCCTTGCTGTTGGTCCTTATGTAAACGTAAAACTTAACAAGGCCGGCGCCGCAGCTCCAATTCTTGCTGCAGTTAAAGCTCAGGGCGACACTTACGGTTCAATTAACAGCGACGGAAAAAAGCCTCTCGAAGGCCGCCGTGTTATGATTGAGTTCTCTTCACCAAATACAAACAAGCCGCTTCACCTTGGTCATGTCCGCAACGACGCACTCGGTGAATCTGTTAGCCGCATTCTTAAGGCTGCAGGTGCCGAGGTTTACAAGGTAGACCTTATCAATAACCGCGGTGTTCATATCTGTAAATCTATGCTCGCATATAAACTCTTCCACGAGGCAAACGGCGATACACCGGAATCACTCGGAATGAAAGGTGACCACTTTGTTGGTCAGTGCTATGTTGAGTTCGATAAATATCTTAAGGGCGAAAAAGACAAGCCTGAGACTGCACATCCGGAAGCAAATCAGATGGCAGAAGATATGCTGATTAAGTGGGAAGCAGGAGATCCTGAAGTTCATGCTCTCTGGGAGAAAATGAACGGCTGGACTTTCGACGGTGTAAAAGAAACTTATGAGCGCACTGGAATCAGCTTTGATAAATACTACTTTGAAAGTGAAACTTACCTTAAGGGAAAAGATGAAATTATGAAAGGCCTTGAAAAGGGCGTTTTCTTTAAGGCTGAAGACGGATCTGTTCGCATCGACGTTACAGACGTTGTAGGTAAGGGTAAGGACGAAGACAATCACGAGAAGGTTTTGCTCCGCAAAGACGGAACTTCTGTTTATATTACTCAGGATATTGGAACTGCAATCAGCCGCCACGACGACTGGGCTTTCAATCAGCTTGTTTACGTTGTTGCAAGCGAGCAGAACTACCACTTTAAGATTCTGTTCCACATCCTTAAAAAGCTTGGCTTTGACTGGGCAGACAAATTGTTCCATCTCAGCTATGGTCTTGTAAATCTTCCAAGCGGTCGTATGAAGAGCCGCGAGGGTACAGTTGTTGATGCTGATGATTTGGTTGATTCGCTTCACGCAGACGCCCTTGCCGCAATCAAAGAGCGTGGCCGCGACGGTGAAGTAGGCGATGCAGACGAAGTTGCAGAAAAGGTTGCACTTGGTGCTCTTCATTATTACATGCTACAGGCAACTCCAATCAAAGATATGCTTTTCAACCCTGCAGAGTCTTTGAGCTTCAACGGAAATACAGGTCCATATCTTCAGTACATGGGTGCACGTATCAACTCAATTCTTGCTAAGGCTGCTGAGGCTGGTGTTGCAGAAGATGGTTCAGAAGCTGCAGTTGCACTTCTTTCAAGTGAAGATGAATGGGCTTTGATTAAACAGCTTGGTGATTATCCAAATGTAATTGCAAAGGCTGCTGAAAATCTTGATCCAAGTGAAGTTGCTGCTTATGTTTACGAGGTTGCAAAACTGTTCAGTAAGTTCTATCAGAACTGTCCGATTGTAACTGCAGAAAACAAGCTGCTTGCCGGAGCTCGTCTCTACCTTGCAAGTTGTACTCTCCAGGTAATCAAGAACGCAATGAAGCTTGTTCTTGTTCCTTACCTCGAGAAGATGTAG
- a CDS encoding ABC transporter ATP-binding protein, with protein sequence MFETLFKFFRFCDVENRRKFTGSIIVGIFNSLFMALRIGAVAVMLRGVISASIDGTAFEMNTVWLSFAIMCVSIIGGIITRKVTSMWQCEGGYRTCAKKRIEIAEHLRYLPMGYFNENSLGEITSVTTNTMESVGDVATRAVMMVFQGLLDTSLIIVMLFFFDWRIALVALAGFGLFEFVNLFMRIAVRDVSAEKIKADAAEIGKVLEYIQGIAEVKAYNLAGKRRRELNSVIEKRLKILIKMEMRCIPVSNLQSLVAKLSGVAMMLASLNFYLAGTMDLANCSTMLVCSFMLFNALEAGGNYSALLRTIDIGVTKASKILALPTMNIEGRERPAEQGKTVQWTVFSESPSSCAAKAEIKDRLNIEAHNIDFAYDKRKIIDNISLKIPANTTTAIVGPSGGGKTTFCHLLARFWDVDKGTVTLGEKDVRDYNMDDLMKNYSFVFQNVYLFHDTIANNIRFGEPDAPMEKVIAAAKKACCHDFISALPDGYDTVIGEGGASLSGGEKQRISIARAIMKDAPIIILDEATANVDPENERELMNAVSELTKEKTVIMIAHRLKTVRNADQIVVIDKGRIAEQGKHEELVAKGGIYAKFIDSRKQAVSWKL encoded by the coding sequence ATGTTTGAAACGTTATTTAAATTTTTTAGATTTTGTGATGTCGAGAACCGCAGAAAATTTACCGGTTCAATTATTGTTGGAATCTTCAATTCTCTTTTTATGGCATTAAGAATTGGTGCAGTTGCAGTTATGCTTAGAGGAGTAATATCCGCATCAATTGATGGAACCGCCTTTGAAATGAATACAGTATGGCTTTCTTTTGCAATTATGTGTGTCAGCATAATCGGCGGAATAATTACCAGAAAGGTTACTTCAATGTGGCAGTGTGAAGGCGGTTATCGTACCTGCGCGAAAAAACGTATCGAAATTGCAGAACATCTTCGTTATCTTCCTATGGGATACTTCAACGAAAATAGTCTTGGAGAAATTACTTCTGTAACAACAAATACAATGGAGTCTGTAGGTGATGTTGCAACCCGTGCTGTAATGATGGTCTTCCAGGGCTTACTCGATACTTCGCTTATTATTGTAATGCTTTTCTTCTTTGACTGGCGTATTGCTCTGGTTGCACTTGCAGGTTTTGGACTTTTTGAATTTGTAAATCTCTTTATGCGTATAGCTGTTCGTGATGTTTCTGCAGAAAAAATTAAAGCTGATGCGGCCGAGATTGGAAAGGTACTGGAATACATTCAGGGAATTGCAGAAGTAAAAGCATATAACCTTGCAGGAAAACGACGCCGTGAACTTAATTCTGTTATTGAAAAACGTCTGAAGATTCTCATCAAAATGGAGATGCGTTGTATTCCTGTTTCAAACTTACAATCGTTAGTTGCAAAACTCAGTGGTGTTGCAATGATGCTTGCTTCGTTAAATTTCTATCTGGCTGGAACAATGGACTTGGCAAACTGCAGTACAATGCTTGTTTGTTCATTCATGCTGTTCAATGCTCTTGAAGCTGGCGGAAATTATTCGGCACTTTTGAGAACAATTGATATTGGTGTAACTAAGGCAAGTAAGATTCTGGCTCTGCCGACAATGAATATCGAGGGTAGGGAGCGACCTGCGGAGCAGGGAAAAACAGTCCAGTGGACTGTTTTTAGCGAGTCTCCGAGCAGCTGTGCTGCGAAGGCGGAAATAAAAGATAGACTTAATATTGAAGCTCACAACATCGACTTCGCCTACGACAAGCGTAAAATTATCGACAACATTTCCCTCAAAATTCCTGCAAATACCACGACTGCCATCGTTGGTCCAAGCGGCGGTGGAAAAACAACCTTCTGTCATCTTCTTGCGCGCTTCTGGGATGTAGACAAGGGAACCGTAACACTTGGTGAAAAAGATGTCCGCGATTACAACATGGACGACCTTATGAAAAACTACAGCTTTGTTTTTCAGAACGTCTATCTCTTCCATGATACAATTGCTAATAACATCCGTTTTGGAGAGCCGGATGCTCCAATGGAAAAAGTTATCGCTGCGGCAAAAAAAGCCTGTTGTCATGACTTTATTTCGGCACTGCCAGACGGCTACGATACAGTAATTGGTGAAGGCGGAGCTAGTTTAAGCGGTGGGGAAAAACAGCGAATATCTATTGCCCGCGCAATCATGAAAGATGCTCCAATCATCATACTTGATGAAGCAACTGCAAATGTTGACCCTGAAAATGAACGAGAACTTATGAATGCAGTTTCAGAACTTACTAAAGAGAAAACTGTAATTATGATTGCACATCGCTTAAAGACAGTTCGCAATGCAGACCAGATTGTTGTAATAGACAAAGGCCGTATTGCAGAGCAGGGCAAACATGAAGAACTTGTTGCCAAAGGCGGAATCTATGCAAAGTTTATTGACTCTCGTAAGCAGGCTGTAAGCTGGAAGTTGTAA
- a CDS encoding 2-hydroxyacid dehydrogenase yields MKIAFFDTRSYDKVSFTKMNEEYKYDIDFRDYKLNENTALTTKGYDVVCVFVNDVVNAEVIKSLKDCGVKLIALRCAGYNNVDLKAAAEAGIKVVRVPAYSPYAVAEHGAALLMSLTRHIPQAYLRTKTANFNIEGLTGRDLHGLTGGIIGTGKIGQIMANILKGFGMKIIAYDPFPNEKWAQESGATYVSKDEIFQQSDVLSLHCPLTEETKHIVNHDTMKMMKHDAVIINTGRGALIDSKALVHALKHGHIGGIGMDVYEEESKYFFSDWSTDIMTDDVLARLLTFPNVIITGHQAFLTTNALKNLAETTLNNIHDFTAGKELVNEVK; encoded by the coding sequence ATGAAAATCGCTTTTTTTGATACACGTTCTTATGACAAGGTTTCATTCACAAAAATGAATGAAGAATATAAATATGATATTGATTTTCGTGATTATAAACTCAACGAAAATACAGCTCTTACCACAAAGGGGTATGATGTTGTCTGTGTTTTTGTAAATGATGTTGTAAATGCAGAAGTTATAAAATCACTTAAGGACTGCGGTGTAAAACTGATTGCACTTCGCTGTGCCGGTTATAACAACGTTGACCTCAAGGCTGCAGCGGAAGCAGGAATAAAGGTTGTGCGTGTTCCAGCTTATTCACCGTATGCAGTTGCTGAACATGGAGCTGCTCTTTTGATGTCTCTTACACGTCATATTCCACAGGCATATCTTCGCACAAAAACTGCAAACTTTAATATTGAAGGTTTGACGGGCCGTGACCTTCATGGACTTACCGGCGGAATTATCGGAACCGGAAAAATCGGTCAGATAATGGCAAATATTCTCAAAGGATTTGGAATGAAAATCATTGCTTATGATCCTTTCCCGAATGAAAAGTGGGCCCAGGAAAGCGGTGCAACTTATGTAAGCAAGGATGAGATTTTCCAGCAGAGTGATGTCTTAAGTTTACATTGTCCGCTTACAGAAGAGACAAAGCATATTGTTAATCATGATACAATGAAGATGATGAAGCATGATGCTGTAATCATAAATACCGGTCGTGGTGCTCTCATAGATTCTAAGGCTCTGGTCCATGCTTTAAAACACGGACACATCGGCGGAATTGGTATGGATGTTTACGAAGAGGAGAGTAAATACTTCTTCAGCGACTGGTCTACAGATATCATGACAGATGATGTTCTTGCCCGTCTTTTGACATTCCCGAACGTAATAATTACCGGACATCAGGCATTCCTTACAACAAATGCCCTTAAGAATCTTGCTGAAACAACTCTGAATAATATCCATGATTTTACAGCTGGAAAAGAACTTGTGAATGAAGTGAAATAA
- a CDS encoding HAD-IA family hydrolase, with translation MIIFDFDGTLADSIGLGFELVNSHAERLGYKRVERERGMELSALEIMKEAHISFFKLPRLVLYFKKLLNESFDKVSIIDGAVQLLTKLKSEGHKLGIITTNSAACVSGFLKKNNLDDYFSYMKTDVAIFGKIKALKQAKKQLKTDFVYVGDEIRDIEACKRAGVPIVSVPFGFNSAMGLEKKNPGLVAKNYDEAYELICSQIKE, from the coding sequence ATGATTATTTTTGATTTTGATGGCACTCTGGCTGATAGTATTGGCCTTGGATTTGAACTTGTAAATTCCCATGCAGAAAGACTTGGTTATAAACGTGTTGAACGCGAAAGAGGTATGGAACTTTCTGCTCTGGAAATTATGAAGGAAGCTCATATCAGTTTCTTCAAGCTTCCCCGGCTGGTTCTTTACTTTAAAAAGCTTTTGAATGAAAGTTTCGATAAAGTCTCAATAATTGATGGTGCCGTACAGCTTCTTACAAAATTAAAGTCAGAAGGCCATAAACTTGGAATAATCACTACTAACTCTGCAGCCTGCGTATCTGGTTTTCTTAAGAAAAATAATCTGGATGATTACTTCAGTTACATGAAAACTGATGTTGCGATATTCGGAAAAATTAAAGCGCTAAAACAGGCAAAAAAACAGCTTAAAACAGATTTTGTTTACGTGGGCGATGAAATTCGTGATATTGAAGCATGTAAACGGGCTGGCGTTCCAATTGTTTCTGTTCCTTTTGGTTTTAATTCAGCCATGGGGCTTGAAAAGAAAAATCCGGGCTTAGTTGCAAAAAATTATGATGAAGCGTATGAGCTTATCTGTTCGCAGATAAAAGAATAA